ctcagactcaacacagaggaatccccaaaaatatttcaccgatacccttgggtcaaagaaaaagttacaaccgagccccCGGGCGaagcggagaaagggtcggcgaaacttggcagggtcgggcgaggcgaacgggaaaaggtcgggcgagacgaaaagaaaatgGGTCGGGCGAACCCaaacaaaggggtcgggcgaaacgaaaaaggacaggggttgggcgagacaAAAAAGGATAggggttaagtagcttacctccaggtctaccggtgaagccttggggccgaacagGAGTAGGCTGGGGCGGGCAGTCGTACGCGCTAacgcttgggcagcggcgagacttcgacggtggtccggcggcggcggtgcttcttgcggacaccagcaagctcgagtaccgcgcggaggagcgggcggctggtgtgttggggGAAACGGCTTGAGGGtcgcggcgaagtcgccggagtgtgggggtggcgcaagggggtgagctccacggaagctcagcagcggcgcggggagaaagcgACGACTCAGAtgcggcggtggcaaaggggtggcgttgccggtgagggggttcccttttataggccggggtggcgcggagggtcgaggcggggctccggtggggaaaggataaggctgggagcggcgagtgctcgggcgaggcggccattggccgacgacgccattgggcagaggaggcggaacttcgggtggtcttcggcggcgattggccttgggcggcgcgcgtctggggcttccgatttgtcgggcgggcgaggcggaaaggctaccgtgggggttgggcgagcaggcggaggcgcgggacgtcgggggcgtctcagctttctcggcgaacgggcggaacagggttggcggagcagagccgtggcaggtggAAGGCAACCTGCGCGCGGCCAGCGATAGGCtcgccctgcgctcgctccgtcctgtcgcgggcgcgggttgggcgccgtggctctcgtcctgtcgctgtcgcgctggtgatagggtgccggcgagctgccggtggccggcgcggcgcgcggcgcgcgagcaaacatgctcgggcgcgcgggcgtcgaggctcccttcgggcagcaagtcCGACCAGCTTTgtagcgatccttctccgaatctttcaacacaactcccgagactcccttaaacaaacttgttcaactctgatcgttcttcaaactttgtttaaggtgtcggttttgattgtgagaggattcgaagatattttacgccaaagttagccaaaaatctagaattccagacttagtatttaaggcatccggggtgagttgactgatttacctcactttgaccggaattttgaacaagttcgggttccgatttggatctgggtcagtgtaacaaagttggaacactctcaaggtactacaacttctattaaggctctaactcgagtttagataggaaaacgggagatgaaagcttgcaaagatggaggaaaactcgaattctaggacttaagagattttcagggtccttttaggaaagccggctttggttgctgtttttgacttcctttcactccgaaatagtcaaagtgcctttaacaaaagttgttggaatatAAAAGTTTTataactcttatttgggcagaaacttaagtttgtatataaaatttcaagctttaaatcaaactccaaaagagcttcttaggtttataaaggtcatttcacttctcaacttagggatttatcactggtttagagttaaaagcacttaatttaggtagagttgttacagcctaccccccttaaaggaatctcgccccgagattcgaGTGCAGATGGAACTAGTGTGgttggtgcaacgtacctccttgaccgaaaagaaaaccgcaaaagttagcgttgagatattcttccgtctcccatgtcgcttcgtcttccgtatggtgactccactgaattttgtacatcttgaccatttCCCGACGAGTATGTCTTTTcttccggtcgaggatcttaactggatactccttatacgataaatcgggttcaatctccaattcttccggggtaatgatctcagttggaatcctgatgcacttcttgagttgcgagacatggaaaacatcgtgtatcgctgcaatcttctctggaagtttaacttggtacgctacgggtccacacgcctctacgatctcatagggaccaatatagcgtggagctaactttccctttactccaaaacgttgtacgcctttggtcggtgaaacccgtaggtatacaaaatctccaaccttaaattggatgggtcttcttctttgatcgaaatagctcttctgtcgagattgggcggccttgagattttcgcggatgactctcactttttcttcggcctctatgaccaggtcaggtccatacaccgttcTCTCTCCGGTTTGCGACCAGCTCAgtggggttcggcatctacgtccatacaaggcctcgaaaggtgccattttcaggctagcttggtaactattgttgtaggagaattccgctaatggcaaacacttatcccagttcttgtcataatgaataacacaggcgcgcaacatatcttccaaaatctgattaaccctttcagtttgcccatcggtctgagggtgatatgtggaactgcggatcaatttagtgccaagtgaaaactgcaactgctcccaaaagcgtgctacgaactgactacctcgatcagagatgatcgttttaggtacaccatgcaaggaaacaatccgatcaaggtacagttctgcatatctttgtatggtgtgggtggtgtgtactggaaggaaatgtgccgttttggttagtcggtctactataacccatatggagtcatgcttgcgggaggtattgggtagtccgactataaagtccatgcttatgtcttcccatttccacgagggaataggcagcggctgcaaggggccagctaccctcaagtggcttgccttaactcgctgacaggtatcgcactctgaaacatatcgagcaatgtcgggtttcatcccacgccaccagaaattttgtcggaggtcgtgatacatcttggtactgccggggtgaatcgagaacttggacaggtgtgcttcgtccagaatttgtttcttaagctcgggatcatttggaactacaagtcgagtttcataaagtaccactcctttccaatcccgTCGGAAACGTTTATATCCTTCGTCCTCCTGTGCAAGTTTCGCTTTGATCAGGtttatctctttgtcctctagctgtgctagaattatttggtcaagcagggacttcctctgcctccccttCCTCTAACATGCTCCCGCATCGCCGCCGCTACCCCTCTCGCTGAGTTCGTCCACTGCCGCCCCTCTCGCCAGATCTATATCCCGTCCCCTTCCCTTCGCCACACCAGTGGCCAGAGCACCTCAACCGCCTACAAGCTACAAGTTTCACATCCGCGCGCCGCCGATGGACGGATTCGGCGACGACGGCACTAGACTTCTTCTCCGGCAACTTCGACCTCTTCGCCGACGAGGGGAGCCAGTATCCGGGGTCGGGATCTGTCAGTGGTCCCCGGATTGGCATTGAGGCACTCGACCTCAACTGCAGGCGAATGACTGGTCGTCGATGGCGGCTTATAAGGGGATCTTGCAATCCGGCGCACTGGCGGCATCCGAGAGCACGGGGCCTCATCACTCTCAACCGCGCGGTGGCCGAAGAGGTAGCTCTCGCACACTCGGTTTACGCAGTGCTCGGAGCTGTGGCGGAGCCGTAGCAGGCCGCGGCGAATGGTCGCCGTCCAGTCGCGACCGCCGCGGTCGGTTGCCACCGGTTCCCACCGGCGGCCGTGGGATGCGTGGAGCTTCTTCGGCGGTGGCTGGTGCATCTGTAGGCCGTGGCCGCGGTCGACGTGTTGGACGGCAGGGCAACGACAACGACGACATTGAAGACAATGAAGTCGAAGAAATTTTTCCAAGCCGTCAGGTATGAGTCCATGTCCTTTGATCTCAGAGAAGTGCATGAGGTTCACTACTGCTGTTAGAGTAATATGAAATGCTTgttcttgtgatgcatatggtaGAGAAAATTTTACAGAGGAAGTTGGTCATCAGAGCAGAATAACAACTTGTTGTGTCAATTACTTGTTGATCAAATTGAAATGGGTAACTACATTAAAGGGACTATGACAGCAAGAGGGTATAAGCTTGTCATAGAAAAGTATTACTGCGGTTCAGGGCTGAGGCATGATAGGAAACAGATATCTAATAGGATTAGGCAACTCAAGGGAATGTATCAGTTCATAAAATACATCCATTCTGACAGTGGTTTAGGCCGTGATGAAAATGGGTGGCCTACTGCAACCTTGGAGTGGTGGGAGACTGCAACAAAGGTACTTGTTGATCTATTATATGTGCAGGCTGCAAGGATCCATCTGATTGCAATCTAACTTCAGCTACTACATGTGTAGAAACATCCAGAATGGATGAAACTAATGTATGGGCCTCCAGAGTATCTACCACTGCTTGAGCGTATATTTGATGGTGTAGTTGTGGATGGTTCAAGTTCTTTTGTGCCAGGATACACCAATGCAGATGATCAAGAGCCTGAAGAGCCTGAAGAGAATGAAGAACCTGAGCAAAAGATGCCTGAGCAAGAGCTACCTCCAGAGTATACACACAGTCCTATGAGTACAAGCAGCCGCAAGAGAACAAGTAGTACCAGCACAACAGCTTCAAGTCCAAGCAAGAAGACCAAAAGCCCAATGGTCAAAATGATGAAGGATTACATTAGTTTCTCTCCTAAGCAGCAAGCTGAAAGGAATGAGTTTATCAAGCAAGCTGTCTGTAATAGGCAAGACAAGAAGCAGGCTCAGTTATCCAACACCATTAAGCAGGCTCAGAAATTGGTTTTGGAGTGTGGGGTGGATGAAACTAGTACTGAATACTATGCTGTTTCTCAGATCTGCTTAAATGATGCAATGAGGGAGTTCTTCATTAAGATATCCACAACTGAAGGAAGGCTAACCTTCTTGAGGAGATATTGCAAGCAGCACAACCTATATTAGGATTATGTTTTTGTGATGATGCATTTGTGTTGAACTGAACTGTCTGTACTAATTGAAGTTAGATCTGAAATAAATTTGTTTGAACTATTTGTGCTGAAATGAATTTGATTGAACTGTTTGTGCTGAAATGAATTTGATTGACCTGTTTGTGCTGAAATGAATATGCTTGAACTGTTTGTTGGTTGATTTCAATCTGTATTGAAGTGCAAGTAGTACATACAATTGAATTTAACTGATTAAATTTTTATATTATGTCTCAGGATATGGATGTGGATAGTGACTCAAGTGATGATGAGGTTTTGAGGCTTATTACTGAGGAGGACATTGAATATGAAAGGCAATTCACGGAGGATCTACTTCTGTTTGGTATGTATAATGACACCTACTTCAATAAAGCTAAGAAGAGAAAGACGGTTGAAAGTGACCATGATTGGGTGATGAGAAATCTAACAGATAGTGTGCAATGCTATAACATGTTTAGAATGAGTAGAGAATTGTTTGATCGTCTGCATGATCTATTTGTGCAATCTTATGGCCTAAAGTCCACATCAAAGAGCTCTTCAGTAGAGGCCTTAGGAATGTTTCTTTAGATGGTTGGTGCACCTCAGTCAGTCAGACAAGTCGAGAACAGATTAGAGAGATCATTAGATACAGTTCACCGCAATTTTGACAAAGTTTTGAAGTGTATCATCAAGCTAGCAGCTGACATAATTAAGCCGGTCGACCCTGAATTTAGAACAATGCACCGTAGGTTACAGAATCCTAGATTCTCTCCATACTTCAACAATTGTATAGGAGCAATAGATGGCACTCATATACCAGTTGTCGTGCCAAATAACAAGGTGGTGCAACATCTTTATCGAAAGGGCTTCACTACACAGAATGTGCTTGCGGTCTGTGACTTTGACTTGAGGTTCACATTTGTTCTTGCGTGCTGGCCTGGTTCAGTACATGACATGAGAGTTTTCAATGATGCAACAGTCAAATACAAAGACAAGTTCCCACATCCCCCTCCTGGTATGTTATGCCTATGTTTGCACATTCAGTACATATGCCACTTTGGTTGTAGCTTTTGTTTGTAACAATAATGTTTGTATTTGCAGGGAAGTTTTACCTAGTGAACTCTGGATACCCCAATCGGCCTGGTTATCTTGCACCTTACAAGGGAACGAAGTACCATCTTCTAGAGTTTAGGCAGGGGCCGATGCCcaaaggtatgaaagagaccTTTAACTTCGCTCATTCATCTCTTAGGAATTGTGTCAAGAGGTCATTTCGAGTTCTTAAGATGAAGTGGCGGATTTTGTTGAAAGTGCCAAGTTATCCAATGCCGAAGCAAAGCCAGATAATTGTTGCATGTATGGCACTTCATAACTTTATTAGAGAGAGTCATATGGAGGATGAGGACTTTGATCGTTGTGACCGTGATGAGAACTATGTTCCTCATGAAGCATCAACCTCTCAACCGCCAACACAAAATACTCAATCAAGGGATGAAGATACAAATATGAATGCATTATGTGATCAAATAGCCTCAAGTTTGTATAATAGATCGTAGAGTATTTGATTTCTTGTATTTGATCGTAGAGTATTTGAACTGTATGCTTGAACGATGATGTAATTGAACGAATAAAAACTTTTGAATGTCCAGGAGGAACAGCAGCGTGTTCCTCCTGGCCGGCACCTGTGCATGGCCGGAGGAAGTTGTATCTTCAATAGAGACCTGggcgtgcatgtgcatgtgcatggagTCAATAAAAATGAATTTGAGACATGCATGTTGTTTGAATCAATAAATGAGGGCAAATCAGTCATTACCTCAAGGAAGACTACATTTTAGCtcttggatccaaacaccccacaaggactaaactttaggggctaaaatttagggactaaactttaacccatcaactttggatccaaacaccacctaaagTTGCCCGAATGCTTTTTCTAACAGTGGGGATGGAAGAATCAATATAGGGATTCTATTCCTCTGGTTTTATGAGGAGTTATTTTCTTGTCCTTTGCAAACGAAAAAAAGCTCCGGATAAGATTGGCTTGGAACAACCATACTCTTTGATTTCGAATTTGATAAATAACTATTGATATCATGTTGCAAAGACTGGTTGGTTTCCATCTATCATTATTGATATTCCCTatatcccaaattactatttattttaactttttaggTACATGACTTTTGATATgaatctagatatatactatgtctaaatacatagcaaaaatttgTATTCAGAAAACTAACACGAATAGtattttggaatggagagagtagtatttaatttttttttacggAGATTCTATCTCCAAGCGTTAAAATTAATCCTCAGCCACCAagatctttttttaaaaaatatttcgGATGGTTTGAGAGACCGAGCGGTGTGACAGTGTGAAAGCAGTCtgttaggaaaaaaaaatccatgacAGTTGTCCAGCATGAGGGCGGGGGGAGGGGTCAAACCGTCAACTCGATTGGGCCCCATCCACGTGTGTCTGCTGTCGCATGGTGCCACTGCCTGCAAGTCCAACACTGGAGACGACAACGGGTGGACGTGGAGCAGCCAAAGTCAAACCGACACTGGCTTCTCTCTTCGTTTCACACACGCCTAACCTACGCTACGCAACGGATGCGCACGCAGGTCACGCGCCCGAGGAGAATGAGCACATGGAATGATCAGCATGTACGCGCTCCTCAACGTAGCAGAGGAGATGGGTAGAAGAGTAGAAGAAAACAGAGTGCCAGAAAGGCTCTACTGCAAAAGACGAACTAATAATTAATTAACTAGAAATAAGCAAGGGAATCAGGCACGCTAAGACTTGTTTACAGTATATTAGTACAAGTGCGTGCCGTTGCAAGCATCgccaatgcaaatgccaaatAGTAGTGGCAGATCTCAGCTGACTCCGACGAGTTGACTCGTCGTCCACGAGGTCCATCCACGTCTCGATCGGAGCGCGCGACGCCGTGCCGTGCCCGTACCGACGCCCGCAAATCAACTTGGCTTCATGGGCACTAGAGCTCGCCAGCTAGCTGCTCCCcgccccgtccgccgccgccggcggcgggtccgTCGTCGCGCCCTTGGTGCATTCGCCTCCGTCGTCCCTGCTCTCGGCCGCCGTGGATTTAGTTTGATTTTTCTTGGTGGGCACgcggcttcctcttcctcgggAGGCGAGGCACCCGGCGCGGACCACCTGCTCCCTCGCCGCCACTGGCAGCTTCAGCTTCGCGGCGCCCCTGTCAGCGTTGCAGGAGGATGACCTCTTGAGGAGAAGAGCGGCATCGCCGCCGCTGCGggtcttgctgctgctgctctcgaCGAGGCTGCCGCTGAAGTAGTCCCGCTCCATAATATCACCCAAGCCGGCGCCAGTTCCGACGCCGCCCGAAGAGCATTCCGCTCTCGCCGGCGTCGTGCATGCGTCCGCCTCCTTCTCCGCCGCCTGCCTGCTACTGCCGCCGGCGCTTGTCGTCGGCAGGTCGGAGCGCCCACGCGCGTGGCCCCGCTTCGCGGCGCCCACGGACCCGCAGGAGAAGAGCTGCATCAGCACCGCCGACGCGCGCATCCGCCCGCCGGCGATCACGCCGACCTCCCTGCCGCAGCTGTCGTCCGGGCTgccggaggacggcggcggcgagacctCGTCGATGGCCAGCTCGGTGGACTCCTGCAGGTCCGGCCCATGGCGGTGGTCGGTTTGCGTGGCCGCGGATTGTTGCTGGGCGGCGCCGGTGCTCAGGGCCGCCAGCTTGTTGTTACTGTACTCGCCGAGGTCGAAGGAGCTCCAGttcttgcggcggcggctggaggaggaggaggaggcgtcgcggagcgcgggcggcggctgggggaagaggaggagcggggAGCCCTTGAGGACGTACTCGTCGGCGCCGTGGGCGGGGTGGACGAGGTCGTCCTCGGCGAGGTCCTGCCACACGTACCCGTTCCTGTAGCTCCGCTTGGCGGACCAGGCGTACATGGCGGGCATGCCGCTGCCGCGGAGCGCGTCGAGGCGGGCCGTGAAGTCCCGGAGGtagaggccgccggcggcggcggcgcggtgggaggaggagagcgGGAGCTCTATCTCCAGGAAGTGTGGGTGGTCGAGGTGGCCGTCGAGGTGGCAGAGGTAGTACACCACGGCCACCTTCCTGGTCGTTGGCTTGGGCGTGTGATGCTTGGGCTCGGTCCACACCACCGTGCGCTCGGGACTCCCCCACCTTCCTCgtagctcgccgccgcctctttggaaggaggaagaggaggctgcCATTGCTGTCTGGCTACTAGCTCGGTAGTGACGGTGGACGGCGGCCGGAGGAGAATGTCTGAATATATAGGGATTGGAGAGGAATGCGGTGGAGGGAGCGAGCGTTCTGAGTGT
This sequence is a window from Setaria italica strain Yugu1 chromosome III, Setaria_italica_v2.0, whole genome shotgun sequence. Protein-coding genes within it:
- the LOC101754844 gene encoding uncharacterized protein LOC101754844, which translates into the protein MAASSSSFQRGGGELRGRWGSPERTVVWTEPKHHTPKPTTRKVAVVYYLCHLDGHLDHPHFLEIELPLSSSHRAAAAGGLYLRDFTARLDALRGSGMPAMYAWSAKRSYRNGYVWQDLAEDDLVHPAHGADEYVLKGSPLLLFPQPPPALRDASSSSSSRRRKNWSSFDLGEYSNNKLAALSTGAAQQQSAATQTDHRHGPDLQESTELAIDEVSPPPSSGSPDDSCGREVGVIAGGRMRASAVLMQLFSCGSVGAAKRGHARGRSDLPTTSAGGSSRQAAEKEADACTTPARAECSSGGVGTGAGLGDIMERDYFSGSLVESSSSKTRSGGDAALLLKRSSSCNADRGAAKLKLPVAAREQVVRAGCLASRGRGSRVPTKKNQTKSTAAESRDDGGECTKGATTDPPPAAADGAGSS